In Nocardia asteroides, the following proteins share a genomic window:
- a CDS encoding type II secretion system F family protein — translation MTVSPLALLFMAGAVVLFPGRVAVSRRLRGLGRVRVTVVAAGQGEAKVDPLGSASAFDLLAACLRAGLPMAAAARAAAPTAPSILRAALCRAADLLALGADAATAWERAAVDAAGTAGADEVEALARMARRSARSGASLAAAVGELATQRREAVEDAAVARAERAGVLIGGPLGLCFLPAFVCLGIVPVVIGLADRVLGDGGLL, via the coding sequence ATGACGGTGTCGCCGCTTGCCTTGCTGTTCATGGCGGGGGCCGTAGTGCTGTTTCCGGGGCGGGTTGCGGTGAGCCGGCGGTTACGTGGGCTGGGGCGGGTGCGGGTCACCGTGGTCGCGGCGGGGCAAGGGGAGGCGAAGGTCGATCCGCTGGGGTCGGCCTCGGCGTTCGATCTGCTGGCCGCCTGCTTGCGGGCGGGGCTGCCGATGGCGGCGGCCGCGCGGGCCGCGGCGCCGACCGCGCCATCCATACTGCGGGCCGCGTTGTGCAGAGCCGCCGATCTGCTGGCGCTGGGCGCGGACGCCGCCACGGCGTGGGAGCGGGCGGCCGTCGATGCGGCGGGGACGGCGGGAGCCGACGAAGTGGAGGCACTGGCCAGGATGGCGCGGCGGTCCGCGCGCTCCGGCGCCTCGCTCGCCGCGGCGGTCGGTGAGCTCGCCACGCAGCGGCGAGAAGCCGTGGAGGACGCCGCGGTCGCACGGGCCGAGCGGGCCGGCGTGCTGATCGGCGGGCCACTCGGGCTGTGCTTCCTGCCCGCCTTCGTCTGCCTGGGGATTGTGCCGGTGGTGATCGGGCTGGCCGACCGGGTCCTCGGCGACGGCGGACTGCTGTGA
- the topA gene encoding type I DNA topoisomerase, protein MATRDRSSADQGRPLRRLVIVESPTKARKIAPYLGRNYTVEASVGHIRDLPRGAADVPAKYKGQSWARLGVDVDHDFEPIYVVSPDKKAKVSELKSLLADADELYLATDPDREGEAIAWHLLETLKPKVPVRRMVFHEITEPAILAAAADTRELDNDLVDAQETRRILDRLYGYEVSPVLWKKVMPRLSAGRVQSVATRVIVRRERERMAFRSAEYWDIAAKLDAGVDESSDSTNPRTFGARLVQVEGDRVASGRDFGSDGQLKSASGVVVLDEAYARRLAEALDGADLVVSSAEAKPYSRKPYPPFMTSTLQQEAGRKLRFTSERTMRVAQRLYENGYITYMRTDSTTLSESAIAAARSQATQLYGAEYVSPTPRQYTRKVKNAQEAHEAIRPSGDTFMTPGQLASKVDQDEFRLYELIWQRTVASQMADARGTTLTLRITGTARTGEECVFSSSGRTITFPGFLKAYVESVDEEAGGQSDDAESRLPALEEGQGVTAVELTPDGHSTNPPARYTEASLIKTLEELGIGRPSTYSSIIKTILDRGYVYKRGSALVPSWVAFAVVGLLEAYFGRLVDFDFTAAMEDDLDAIAGGREQRGNWLSSFYFGGDSGAEGSVARSGGLKKMVGEQLDDIDAREVNSIKMFVDDEGRDVVVRVGRFGPYLERMVVNPDDPDGDPVSQRANLPDDLPPDELTPEVAEKLFSTPQEGRSLGVDPVSGHEIVAKEGRFGPYVTEVLPEPPAPEPSATPAKKTAKKAAEVKPRTGSLFKSMDLATITLDDALKLLSLPRVVGADPASGEEITAQNGRYGPYLKKGTDSRSLATEEQLFSVTLDEALKLYAEPKRRGRQAASAAPLRELGNDSATGKPMVIKDGRFGPYVTDGETNASLRKGDEVESITDERASELLADRRARGPVKKAAKKTTAKKAAKKAPAKKTAAKSTATKTATKTAAKKTAAKKTAAKKAPAKKAAAKTAGTDAD, encoded by the coding sequence GTGGCAACACGAGACCGCAGCTCAGCCGACCAGGGCCGACCCCTGCGTCGTCTCGTGATCGTCGAGTCACCGACAAAGGCCCGCAAGATCGCGCCCTACCTGGGTCGCAACTACACCGTCGAGGCCTCGGTGGGCCACATCCGCGACCTGCCACGCGGCGCCGCCGACGTGCCCGCCAAGTACAAGGGCCAGTCCTGGGCCCGCCTCGGTGTCGACGTCGATCACGACTTCGAGCCGATCTACGTGGTCAGCCCGGACAAGAAGGCCAAGGTCTCCGAACTCAAGAGCCTGCTGGCCGACGCCGACGAGCTCTACCTCGCCACCGACCCCGACCGCGAGGGCGAGGCCATCGCCTGGCACCTGCTCGAGACACTCAAGCCGAAGGTCCCGGTCCGCCGGATGGTCTTCCACGAGATCACCGAGCCCGCGATCCTCGCCGCCGCCGCCGACACGCGCGAGCTCGACAACGATCTGGTCGACGCGCAGGAGACCCGCCGCATCCTGGACCGCCTCTACGGCTACGAGGTCAGTCCGGTGCTGTGGAAGAAGGTCATGCCGCGCCTGTCGGCAGGCCGCGTGCAGTCCGTGGCCACCCGCGTCATCGTGCGGCGCGAGCGGGAGCGCATGGCGTTCCGCTCCGCCGAGTACTGGGACATCGCCGCCAAGCTCGACGCCGGTGTCGACGAGAGCTCCGATTCGACCAACCCGCGCACGTTCGGCGCGCGCCTGGTCCAGGTCGAAGGCGACCGGGTCGCCTCGGGCCGTGACTTCGGCTCCGACGGGCAGCTCAAGTCGGCGTCCGGCGTCGTGGTGCTGGACGAGGCGTACGCGCGCCGGCTCGCCGAGGCGCTCGACGGCGCCGACCTGGTGGTCTCCTCCGCCGAGGCCAAGCCGTATTCGCGCAAGCCGTACCCGCCGTTCATGACCTCCACGCTGCAGCAGGAGGCCGGACGCAAGCTCCGCTTCACCTCCGAGCGCACGATGCGGGTGGCCCAGCGCCTGTACGAAAACGGCTACATCACCTACATGCGTACCGACTCGACCACGCTGTCGGAGTCGGCCATCGCCGCGGCGCGCTCCCAGGCGACCCAGCTCTACGGCGCCGAGTACGTCTCGCCGACGCCGCGCCAGTACACGCGCAAGGTGAAGAACGCCCAGGAAGCGCACGAGGCGATCCGTCCCTCGGGCGACACGTTCATGACCCCGGGCCAGCTGGCATCCAAGGTCGACCAGGACGAGTTCCGGCTCTACGAGCTGATCTGGCAGCGCACCGTCGCCTCGCAGATGGCCGACGCGCGCGGCACCACGCTGACCCTGCGCATCACCGGCACCGCCCGTACCGGCGAGGAGTGCGTGTTCTCCTCCTCGGGTCGCACGATCACCTTCCCCGGCTTCCTCAAGGCGTATGTCGAGAGTGTCGACGAGGAGGCGGGCGGCCAGTCCGACGACGCCGAATCCCGTTTGCCCGCGCTGGAAGAGGGCCAGGGCGTCACCGCCGTCGAGCTCACTCCCGACGGGCACAGCACCAACCCGCCCGCGCGCTACACCGAAGCCTCGCTGATCAAGACGCTCGAGGAACTCGGTATCGGCCGCCCGTCGACCTACTCCTCGATCATCAAGACGATCCTCGACCGCGGCTACGTGTACAAGCGCGGTAGCGCGCTGGTGCCGTCGTGGGTGGCGTTCGCGGTGGTCGGTCTGCTCGAGGCGTACTTCGGCCGGCTGGTCGACTTCGACTTCACCGCCGCGATGGAGGACGACCTCGACGCCATCGCCGGCGGTCGCGAGCAGCGCGGAAACTGGTTGTCCAGCTTCTACTTCGGCGGGGACAGCGGCGCCGAGGGTTCGGTCGCGCGGTCCGGCGGCCTGAAGAAGATGGTCGGCGAGCAGCTCGACGACATCGACGCCCGCGAAGTGAACTCGATCAAGATGTTCGTCGACGACGAAGGTCGCGACGTGGTGGTCCGGGTGGGCCGGTTCGGTCCGTACCTGGAGCGGATGGTCGTCAATCCCGATGACCCCGACGGTGATCCGGTGTCGCAGCGGGCCAATCTGCCCGACGATCTGCCGCCCGACGAGCTCACCCCCGAGGTGGCCGAGAAGCTGTTCTCGACGCCGCAGGAGGGCCGTTCGCTCGGTGTCGATCCGGTGTCGGGGCACGAAATCGTCGCCAAGGAGGGACGTTTCGGTCCCTACGTGACCGAGGTGCTGCCCGAGCCGCCCGCGCCAGAGCCGTCGGCCACCCCGGCGAAGAAGACGGCCAAGAAGGCCGCCGAGGTCAAGCCGCGCACCGGTTCGCTGTTCAAATCGATGGACCTGGCGACGATCACCCTCGACGACGCGCTCAAGCTGCTGTCGCTGCCGCGCGTCGTCGGCGCCGACCCGGCCTCGGGCGAGGAGATCACCGCGCAGAACGGCCGATACGGTCCGTACCTCAAGAAGGGCACCGACTCGCGTTCGCTGGCGACGGAGGAGCAGCTGTTCTCGGTCACCCTCGACGAGGCGCTCAAGCTGTACGCCGAGCCGAAGCGCCGGGGTCGCCAGGCCGCCAGCGCGGCGCCGCTGCGTGAGCTGGGCAACGACTCGGCCACCGGCAAGCCGATGGTGATCAAGGACGGCCGGTTCGGCCCGTATGTCACCGACGGTGAGACCAACGCCAGCCTGCGCAAGGGCGACGAGGTCGAGTCGATCACCGACGAGCGCGCCTCCGAGCTGCTCGCCGACCGCCGGGCGCGCGGTCCGGTGAAGAAGGCGGCGAAGAAGACCACCGCGAAGAAGGCCGCCAAGAAGGCTCCGGCGAAGAAGACCGCGGCCAAGTCGACGGCGACGAAGACGGCGACCAAGACCGCCGCCAAGAAGACCGCGGCGAAGAAGACGGCGGCCAAGAAGGCGCCCGCCAAGAAGGCGGCGGCGAAAACCGCTGGTACCGACGCGGACTGA
- a CDS encoding cold-shock protein has translation MAQGTVKWFNAEKGFGFIAPEDGSADVFVHYSEIQGTGFRTLEENQKVEFEVGQGTKGPQATGVRALS, from the coding sequence ATGGCACAGGGAACTGTGAAGTGGTTCAACGCGGAGAAGGGGTTCGGCTTCATCGCGCCCGAGGACGGCTCCGCTGACGTCTTCGTCCACTACTCGGAGATCCAGGGCACGGGCTTCCGTACCCTCGAGGAGAACCAGAAGGTCGAGTTCGAGGTCGGCCAGGGCACCAAGGGCCCGCAGGCCACCGGCGTTCGCGCGCTCTCCTGA
- a CDS encoding TadE family type IV pilus minor pilin, with translation MTVEAAIALAALVAAVVLCIGALLAASTQVRCVDAAREAARLAARGDTAQAVAAARTVAPPGAVVEVRGGGDRVTAVVTAGTPLLPGLRLRAEAVAVTEPGVGS, from the coding sequence GTGACGGTCGAGGCCGCCATCGCCCTCGCGGCACTGGTCGCAGCGGTGGTGCTGTGTATCGGTGCGCTGCTCGCCGCGTCGACCCAGGTGCGCTGTGTCGACGCGGCCCGTGAGGCGGCTCGGCTGGCCGCGCGCGGCGACACGGCGCAGGCCGTCGCCGCCGCGCGGACGGTCGCACCGCCGGGCGCGGTCGTCGAAGTCCGTGGTGGCGGCGACCGGGTCACGGCCGTCGTCACCGCGGGCACGCCGTTGCTGCCCGGTCTGCGCTTGCGGGCCGAGGCGGTCGCGGTGACCGAGCCGGGAGTCGGCTCGTGA
- a CDS encoding DUF4244 domain-containing protein — MTFARTVYIGARTRITRLLLDDDGMSTAEYAIGTIAAAAFGAVLYGVVTGDSIVNALTQIIDKALNTSV; from the coding sequence ATGACGTTCGCACGCACCGTATATATAGGAGCGCGGACGCGGATCACGCGCCTGCTGCTCGACGACGACGGGATGTCCACGGCCGAGTACGCCATCGGCACGATCGCGGCCGCGGCGTTCGGCGCGGTGCTCTATGGGGTGGTGACGGGCGACAGCATCGTCAACGCGTTGACCCAGATCATCGACAAGGCGCTCAACACGAGTGTGTAA
- a CDS encoding DEAD/DEAH box helicase translates to MEAAAGGDPLTHVAELPARRARTTDWPEWTPSALVTSLDAIGIERPWEHQTRTAELAAAGQHVVVSTGTASGKSLGYQLPVLAALHDDPRATALYLSPTKALGADQLRAVGRLIHDNPLRETHPASYDGDTPAEVRQWVRANARWIFTNPDMLHVGVLRSHQRWARVLRHLRYVVVDECHSYRGVFGSHVALVLRRLRRLAAFYGADPVFIFCSATSADPAASASRLIGAPVSAVTTDASPRGARTVALWEPPLSAALTGENGAPVRRTATGEAAKIMASLVSEGARTLTFVRSRRGAELIALDARRVLAERAPELQERVAAYRAGYLAEDRRELERSLSEGSLLGAASTNALELGVDIAGLDAVVIAGFPGTVASFWQQAGRAGRRSQGSLVVLVATDDPLDTYLVHHPSALLDRPIEATITDPSNPYVLGPQLLCAAMELPLTDTEVSELAAADVLADLAGQGLIRRRPGLRGGQGRWHVTAHTHPHDSVDVRGGLGTPIAIVDAESGRLLGTADAGRAPATLHNGAVHLHQGETYLVDELDLEGGVAFVNEVDPGFTTSARQVTSITVDTVLEQRVCGGVTTASAQVAVTNQVVGYLRTLVTGEVLDQVELDLPAQTLHTKAVLYTVTPQLLAAAGIGEDELPGALHAAEHAAIGMLPLVAGCDRWDIGGVSIAEHPDTGAPTVFVYDGQPGGAGFAERGFAQLTPWLAATLSVIRSCGCQDGCPSCVQSPKCGNGNNPLDKDAAARLLAAVLGELRAHPDPAVDS, encoded by the coding sequence ATGGAGGCTGCCGCCGGCGGCGATCCACTGACCCACGTCGCCGAGCTGCCCGCGCGCCGAGCCCGGACCACGGATTGGCCGGAATGGACACCATCCGCCCTGGTCACGTCGTTGGACGCGATCGGGATCGAGCGGCCGTGGGAGCACCAGACCCGCACGGCCGAGCTCGCCGCGGCCGGTCAGCACGTTGTCGTCAGCACCGGCACAGCATCCGGGAAATCTCTCGGCTACCAACTGCCGGTGCTCGCGGCACTGCACGACGACCCACGCGCGACCGCCCTGTACCTGTCCCCCACCAAGGCGCTCGGCGCCGATCAGCTGCGCGCTGTAGGCCGGTTGATCCACGACAACCCGCTGCGCGAAACCCACCCGGCGAGCTACGACGGCGACACTCCCGCCGAGGTCAGGCAGTGGGTGCGGGCCAATGCCAGGTGGATCTTCACCAATCCCGACATGCTGCACGTCGGGGTGCTGCGCTCGCATCAGCGCTGGGCGAGGGTGCTGCGCCACCTCCGGTACGTGGTGGTCGACGAATGCCACTCCTACCGGGGCGTCTTCGGATCGCACGTCGCCCTGGTGCTGCGCAGGCTGCGCCGGCTGGCCGCGTTCTACGGCGCCGACCCCGTGTTCATCTTCTGCTCGGCGACCTCCGCCGACCCCGCCGCGTCGGCGAGCAGGCTGATCGGCGCGCCGGTCAGCGCCGTCACGACGGATGCCTCCCCGCGCGGCGCACGGACCGTCGCCCTGTGGGAACCGCCGCTGAGCGCGGCGCTGACCGGGGAGAACGGCGCGCCCGTGCGGCGTACCGCGACCGGCGAGGCGGCCAAGATCATGGCGAGTCTGGTGTCCGAAGGCGCGCGGACACTCACCTTCGTGCGTTCCCGTCGCGGCGCCGAACTGATCGCCCTCGACGCCCGGCGCGTCCTCGCCGAAAGGGCACCCGAGCTGCAGGAACGCGTCGCCGCGTATCGGGCGGGCTATCTCGCCGAGGACCGGCGTGAGCTGGAGCGGTCGCTGTCGGAGGGCTCGCTGCTCGGCGCGGCCAGCACCAACGCGCTCGAGCTCGGCGTCGACATCGCCGGCCTCGATGCCGTGGTCATCGCCGGTTTCCCCGGCACCGTGGCGTCCTTCTGGCAGCAGGCGGGCCGCGCGGGCAGGCGCTCACAGGGTTCGCTGGTCGTCCTGGTGGCCACCGACGATCCACTCGACACCTACCTGGTCCACCACCCTTCCGCCCTGCTCGACCGGCCCATCGAGGCCACCATCACCGATCCGTCCAACCCCTACGTGCTCGGTCCACAACTCCTGTGCGCCGCCATGGAGCTGCCGCTCACCGACACCGAGGTCAGCGAGCTCGCGGCCGCCGATGTGCTCGCCGACCTGGCCGGACAGGGCCTGATCCGCCGACGGCCCGGCCTGCGCGGCGGGCAGGGCCGCTGGCATGTCACCGCGCACACCCACCCGCACGACTCCGTCGACGTGCGGGGCGGGCTCGGTACACCGATCGCCATCGTCGACGCCGAATCCGGCCGCCTGCTCGGCACCGCCGACGCCGGTCGCGCGCCCGCGACCCTGCACAACGGCGCCGTGCACCTGCATCAGGGCGAGACCTACCTGGTGGACGAACTCGACCTCGAGGGCGGAGTCGCTTTCGTCAACGAGGTGGATCCCGGCTTCACCACCAGCGCCCGCCAGGTCACCTCGATCACCGTCGACACGGTGCTCGAACAGCGCGTGTGCGGCGGCGTCACCACCGCATCCGCGCAGGTCGCGGTCACCAACCAGGTCGTCGGCTACCTGCGCACGCTGGTCACCGGCGAGGTGCTCGACCAGGTGGAACTCGATCTGCCCGCCCAGACGCTGCACACCAAGGCGGTCCTCTATACCGTCACACCCCAACTGCTGGCCGCCGCGGGCATCGGTGAGGACGAACTCCCCGGCGCGCTGCACGCCGCCGAACACGCCGCGATCGGCATGTTGCCCCTGGTCGCGGGCTGCGACCGCTGGGACATCGGCGGTGTGTCCATCGCCGAACACCCGGACACCGGGGCCCCGACCGTGTTCGTCTACGACGGACAGCCCGGCGGCGCCGGCTTCGCGGAGCGCGGATTCGCCCAGCTCACGCCGTGGCTGGCCGCCACCCTCAGCGTGATCCGCAGCTGCGGATGCCAGGACGGGTGCCCCTCGTGCGTGCAGTCACCCAAGTGCGGCAACGGCAACAACCCGCTGGACAAGGACGCCGCGGCCCGCCTGCTGGCCGCCGTCCTGGGCGAGCTGCGAGCGCATCCGGACCCCGCCGTCGATTCGTAA
- the ssd gene encoding septum site-determining protein Ssd codes for MNLLAAPPAAGLAPALVLVRDPRLRAEVRRVAAAAERVTDERDLPVGRHAWSGAGLVILDTAAAAAAAAAGCPRRPGIVLVTEGEPAVPDWRAATAVGAERVVALPGGAVDLVEQFAVHAEAGGGEGVVVAVAGAGGGAGASTLAAAVALRGAARRCRSDTVLIDGAPLDGGIDLLLGMENVAGLRWPDLVIEDGRVSAAALHNALPAAAAGLAVLSCGRHDTDRPPTELTSAAVRAVIESGRAAGDLVVCDVSGERGPAADAMVDAADLVVLVVPARLRAVAAAEVVSAYLAARNPNRGLVVRGPAPGGLRGAEVAEVLGLPLLAAVRGQSGLAARLERGGLSVRRRGPLRDAADAVLAMVGAEAR; via the coding sequence ATGAACCTTCTCGCCGCACCGCCCGCCGCCGGCCTCGCACCCGCCCTGGTCCTCGTGCGTGACCCGCGACTGCGCGCCGAAGTGCGCCGCGTCGCCGCGGCCGCCGAACGGGTCACCGACGAACGGGACCTTCCTGTCGGCAGGCACGCGTGGTCGGGGGCGGGGTTGGTGATCCTCGATACAGCGGCTGCCGCCGCGGCCGCGGCGGCAGGCTGTCCGCGGCGGCCGGGAATCGTGCTGGTCACCGAGGGCGAGCCCGCGGTGCCGGACTGGCGGGCGGCCACCGCGGTGGGCGCCGAGCGGGTTGTCGCGCTCCCCGGCGGTGCCGTCGACCTGGTCGAACAGTTCGCCGTGCATGCCGAGGCCGGGGGTGGTGAGGGTGTCGTCGTCGCGGTGGCGGGCGCCGGTGGCGGGGCCGGTGCGTCGACGCTGGCCGCCGCTGTCGCCCTACGCGGGGCCGCGCGGCGCTGTCGATCCGACACCGTGCTCATCGACGGCGCGCCGCTCGACGGCGGGATCGATCTGCTGCTGGGGATGGAGAACGTCGCCGGATTGCGCTGGCCGGACCTCGTCATCGAGGACGGCCGGGTCTCCGCCGCCGCGCTGCACAACGCGCTTCCCGCCGCCGCTGCCGGTCTGGCCGTGCTCTCCTGCGGTCGGCACGACACCGACCGACCACCCACCGAACTGACTTCGGCGGCGGTGCGCGCTGTGATCGAATCCGGCAGAGCCGCAGGCGATCTCGTGGTCTGCGACGTCTCCGGCGAGCGTGGCCCCGCCGCCGACGCGATGGTCGACGCCGCCGATCTCGTGGTCCTCGTCGTCCCCGCGCGGCTGCGCGCCGTGGCGGCCGCCGAGGTGGTATCGGCCTATCTGGCCGCACGAAATCCCAACCGTGGCTTGGTTGTTCGCGGACCGGCGCCGGGCGGCCTGCGTGGCGCCGAGGTGGCCGAGGTGCTCGGGCTGCCGCTGCTGGCTGCGGTGCGCGGACAGTCCGGGCTGGCGGCACGGCTGGAGCGCGGCGGGCTCAGTGTGCGGCGGCGCGGTCCACTGCGCGACGCCGCCGACGCCGTGCTGGCCATGGTCGGGGCGGAGGCCCGATGA
- a CDS encoding type II secretion system F family protein produces the protein MGGTVAVRHRRGRGDRLRRAECTHLLAGLEAVIGELRVGAHPSAAAEAAAAESRGEAARVLAISAGRSRLGGSGADGWLHPDSPVAEELSRIATAWRVAEQHGLALAELLAAARTDLLGRTRFRDRTEAALAGARASATVLACLPLVGIALGHLMGAAPLAVLLDSSAGEFLLPLGAALACCGLLWTDAITRRGTT, from the coding sequence GTGGGTGGGACTGTGGCGGTGCGGCATCGACGTGGTCGCGGGGATCGACTGCGGCGGGCGGAGTGCACGCACCTGCTGGCCGGACTCGAGGCGGTCATCGGGGAACTGCGAGTCGGCGCGCATCCGAGCGCGGCAGCGGAGGCCGCGGCGGCCGAGTCGCGCGGGGAAGCGGCTCGCGTACTCGCGATCAGCGCGGGTCGCAGCAGACTGGGCGGCTCCGGCGCGGACGGCTGGCTACATCCGGATTCACCGGTCGCCGAGGAACTGTCGCGCATCGCGACCGCCTGGCGGGTCGCCGAGCAACACGGCCTGGCCCTGGCCGAACTACTGGCCGCCGCCCGCACCGACCTTCTCGGCCGCACCCGCTTCCGTGACCGCACCGAAGCGGCTCTAGCCGGCGCCCGCGCCTCCGCCACCGTCCTCGCCTGCCTCCCCTTGGTCGGCATCGCCCTGGGCCACCTCATGGGCGCCGCCCCTCTCGCAGTCCTCCTCGACTCATCGGCCGGCGAATTCCTCCTCCCCCTGGGAGCCGCCCTGGCCTGCTGTGGACTGCTGTGGACAGATGCCATCACCCGCCGCGGCACCACATGA
- a CDS encoding TadA family conjugal transfer-associated ATPase: MTTFVTVDLLERVRERLAEAAGDPDAAQLAAAIRAEAGGVLADTDLLRALRLLQTEMTGAGLLEPLLHDPRVADVLVTGPDAVWVDRGHGLERTEVRFADEAAVRRLAQRLALAAGRRLDDAQPWVDGKLAGTEATLGEAFGVRLHAVLAPVAHDGTCLSLRVLRPATQGLAALSTAGSVPPAALRLLTDIVRARLAFLVVGGTGAGKTTLLSALLAAVDPAERIICVEDAAELAPVHPHVVRLVARTVNVEGVGAVTVRDLVRQALRMRPDRIVVGEVRGAEVVDLLTALNTGHDGGAGTVHANSPQEVPARLEALAALGGMDRAALHSQLAAAVQVVLHVHRRADGTRGLHEIGVLERDPSGVRITPAWRSDDSPTPGAAELHRLIQGRLA, translated from the coding sequence ATGACCACCTTCGTCACCGTCGACCTGCTGGAACGGGTCAGGGAGCGGCTCGCCGAAGCCGCGGGCGACCCCGACGCGGCACAGCTCGCCGCCGCCATCCGTGCCGAGGCGGGCGGCGTACTCGCCGACACCGACCTGCTGCGTGCTCTGCGCCTGCTGCAGACCGAGATGACCGGTGCCGGCCTGCTGGAACCGCTGCTGCACGATCCGCGGGTGGCCGACGTGCTCGTCACCGGACCCGACGCGGTGTGGGTCGACCGTGGTCACGGACTCGAGCGGACCGAGGTGCGCTTCGCCGACGAGGCGGCCGTGCGCCGACTCGCCCAGCGGCTGGCACTCGCGGCCGGGCGCAGGCTCGACGACGCGCAGCCCTGGGTCGACGGCAAGCTGGCCGGAACCGAGGCCACCCTCGGCGAGGCCTTCGGCGTCCGCCTGCACGCGGTGCTCGCCCCGGTCGCCCACGACGGCACCTGCCTGTCCCTGCGGGTGCTCAGGCCCGCCACCCAGGGCCTGGCCGCGTTGTCCACCGCCGGATCGGTCCCGCCCGCGGCGCTGCGGCTGCTCACCGACATCGTGCGGGCCCGGCTGGCTTTCCTCGTCGTCGGCGGTACCGGTGCAGGCAAGACCACGCTGCTGTCCGCGCTGCTCGCCGCGGTGGACCCGGCCGAGCGGATCATCTGCGTCGAGGACGCGGCCGAACTGGCGCCGGTGCATCCGCACGTGGTCCGGCTGGTCGCCCGCACCGTCAATGTCGAGGGCGTCGGCGCGGTCACCGTGCGCGACCTGGTGCGTCAGGCGCTGCGGATGCGCCCCGACCGCATCGTCGTCGGCGAGGTACGCGGCGCCGAGGTCGTCGACCTGCTCACCGCGCTCAACACCGGCCACGACGGTGGCGCAGGCACGGTCCACGCCAACTCTCCGCAGGAAGTCCCCGCCCGGCTCGAAGCGCTCGCCGCCCTCGGCGGCATGGACCGCGCGGCCCTGCACAGCCAGCTCGCCGCCGCCGTCCAGGTCGTCCTGCATGTCCACCGGCGCGCCGACGGCACCAGGGGTCTCCACGAGATCGGCGTCCTCGAACGGGACCCCTCGGGAGTGCGCATCACCCCGGCTTGGCGATCCGACGACAGTCCGACACCCGGTGCGGCGGAACTGCACCGCTTGATTCAGGGGAGGCTCGCATGA
- a CDS encoding Rv3654c family TadE-like protein, whose translation MTRRLARDEGGATVFACVVLAGLLALTGVVAQVGAVVVARHRAQAAADLGALAAAGVLTEGAEAGCAEAGEVARRMAVRVERCDVEQWDAVVVVRARAAFGVFGVRIVTAAARAGPVDDTG comes from the coding sequence GTGACCAGGCGGCTCGCCCGCGACGAGGGCGGTGCCACGGTCTTCGCCTGTGTCGTCCTGGCCGGACTGCTCGCGCTGACGGGAGTGGTCGCCCAGGTGGGCGCCGTCGTGGTCGCCCGCCACCGGGCACAGGCCGCGGCCGACCTCGGCGCGCTCGCCGCAGCCGGTGTGCTGACCGAAGGAGCCGAGGCCGGGTGCGCGGAGGCGGGCGAGGTCGCGCGACGCATGGCCGTCCGGGTCGAGCGGTGCGACGTCGAGCAGTGGGACGCGGTGGTCGTGGTGCGAGCGCGCGCGGCCTTCGGCGTGTTCGGTGTGCGCATCGTCACCGCGGCGGCCAGAGCCGGGCCGGTGGACGACACCGGGTGA